In Candidatus Mycalebacterium zealandia, one DNA window encodes the following:
- a CDS encoding TonB family protein, which yields MGLQPLFVAVQVEEKDDLLLEITDYVPPTDDPDTVVEKPKAYSTKSYNSREDKVKYGTYGTPTPPTPAPVSKETKESEGDATEYVKHDTLTVDDSSVKQLIKAVAEKERRKIYNQYEDRRIGNDGDYRGDSDVNDFSVLSPTDKYISYIQKFRSRVQNVWRPRRVSFGGPEISSDIYTVLRVEIRKDGKLEFVEISRSSGIAAFDLEAVRTVRDAAPYSPFPASWKGESTFAFTFGFKIVDNL from the coding sequence ATGGGACTGCAACCTCTTTTTGTCGCCGTACAGGTTGAAGAAAAAGACGACTTGCTGCTTGAAATAACTGATTATGTGCCTCCGACCGATGATCCGGACACAGTGGTGGAAAAACCAAAGGCGTATTCAACAAAGTCGTACAATTCCCGCGAGGACAAGGTGAAATACGGAACTTACGGCACTCCAACTCCACCCACGCCCGCCCCGGTGTCCAAGGAAACCAAAGAAAGCGAAGGCGATGCGACGGAGTACGTAAAGCATGACACGCTTACCGTTGACGACAGTTCCGTTAAACAGTTGATTAAAGCGGTCGCGGAAAAAGAGCGGAGGAAAATCTATAATCAGTATGAAGACCGCCGTATCGGCAATGACGGGGACTACAGGGGAGACTCTGATGTGAACGATTTCAGCGTTCTCTCGCCGACCGATAAATACATTTCTTATATTCAGAAATTCAGAAGCCGTGTTCAGAATGTTTGGAGGCCCCGGCGGGTTTCTTTCGGTGGTCCGGAAATCTCTTCGGATATCTACACCGTTTTGCGCGTAGAGATACGAAAAGACGGGAAGTTGGAATTTGTTGAAATTTCGCGGTCTTCGGGGATAGCCGCCTTTGATCTTGAAGCGGTCAGAACCGTAAGAGACGCCGCTCCCTACAGCCCCTTCCCGGCGAGTTGGAAAGGCGAGTCGACTTTTGCTTTTACTTTCGGGTTTAAAATAGTCGACAATCTGTAA